The following are from one region of the Amycolatopsis sp. QT-25 genome:
- a CDS encoding S8 family peptidase — translation MAALALLIFVVQPASAAEVQQNPPNWGLDRIDQRTGFDQLYHYGTDGKDVTVYVIDSGVDAAHPDFDGRVKPGKDFLDGGTDTTDTNGHGTYLAGLAASRTFGVAKAAQIIPVRVIDAQGGGATDEIIAGIDWVTQNAQQPAVAVLGIGGAANDRLDAAVRALAAVVPVALPAGGEAADAGKFSPGRVTEALTVGSTDASDRVESTSNHGEVVDLFAPGVDVPGPNAGGSGGKVLSGTSSAAAHVAGVAALYRSLHPAVAAPDVAKALVELAAVDVLTGVHEGTANRVLQSPGAQLKRG, via the coding sequence ATGGCCGCGCTCGCGCTCCTGATCTTCGTGGTGCAGCCCGCCTCCGCGGCGGAAGTCCAGCAGAATCCGCCGAACTGGGGACTGGACCGGATCGACCAGCGAACGGGCTTCGACCAGCTCTACCACTACGGGACCGACGGCAAGGACGTCACGGTCTACGTGATCGACAGCGGGGTCGACGCGGCGCATCCGGACTTCGACGGCCGGGTGAAGCCCGGTAAGGACTTCCTCGACGGCGGCACGGACACCACCGACACCAACGGTCACGGCACGTACCTGGCCGGTCTCGCCGCGTCGAGGACGTTCGGTGTCGCGAAGGCCGCGCAGATCATCCCGGTCCGGGTGATCGACGCACAGGGCGGCGGCGCGACGGACGAGATCATCGCCGGGATCGACTGGGTGACGCAGAACGCACAGCAGCCCGCCGTGGCCGTGCTCGGTATCGGCGGCGCGGCCAACGACCGGCTCGACGCCGCCGTCCGCGCGCTCGCGGCGGTCGTCCCGGTCGCCCTCCCGGCGGGGGGCGAGGCCGCCGACGCGGGCAAGTTCTCCCCCGGCCGGGTCACCGAGGCGCTCACCGTCGGCTCGACGGACGCGAGTGACCGGGTCGAGTCGACGTCGAACCACGGCGAGGTCGTCGACCTGTTCGCACCAGGGGTGGACGTGCCGGGACCGAACGCCGGGGGCAGCGGCGGCAAGGTGCTCAGCGGGACGTCGTCGGCCGCCGCGCACGTCGCCGGGGTGGCCGCGCTGTACCGCTCCCTGCATCCCGCGGTCGCCGCGCCGGACGTCGCGAAGGCGCTCGTGGAGCTCGCCGCGGTCGACGTGCTGACCGGTGTCCACGAGGGCACCGCGAACCGGGTGCTGCAAAGCCCCGGCGCGCAACTCAAACGGGGATGA
- a CDS encoding erythromycin esterase family protein, whose amino-acid sequence MSDPAEIAELVGDAKIVAIGENNHHIHEFGDLRNRLLRHLVEHHGFRVVGFESGFAEGKLVDDWLKGAPGDVADIGRDGFTFSLGESPEAHAMLAWLRERGDVRYFGLDVPSSAGSPVPSLEVVREYLSTVDEGAVSLVDAAIEATEGYASVSSAEAPAKYAALDDVAKDKATAALTRLKTHLTSLRPVYRNTAVVEHHAEGASRVDAYLAEVTAMMSGDAPALQSGSRDAYMAETVRLIRRLHGDDTKIVVMLHNGHLQRVPFSPFPGLTSPSAGTHLAAEYGGDYFALGLTAVEGETTGLRPDPAARLGFTVYGQELDAPAEGSVEAEGPGLMDLRARRGTVGPQSIRHAHLFNPVDVVEAFDALVCLPKSTVSGHIGQNQSNG is encoded by the coding sequence ATGTCAGACCCAGCGGAAATCGCCGAGCTCGTCGGGGACGCGAAGATCGTCGCCATCGGGGAGAACAACCACCACATCCACGAGTTCGGCGACCTGCGCAATCGTTTGCTCCGCCACCTCGTCGAGCACCACGGCTTCCGGGTCGTCGGGTTCGAGTCGGGTTTCGCCGAGGGGAAGCTCGTCGACGACTGGCTGAAGGGTGCCCCGGGCGACGTCGCCGACATCGGCCGCGACGGTTTCACGTTCTCGCTCGGGGAGTCGCCCGAGGCGCACGCAATGCTGGCGTGGCTGCGCGAACGGGGTGACGTCCGTTACTTCGGCCTCGACGTGCCGAGTTCGGCGGGCTCGCCCGTGCCGTCGCTCGAGGTGGTCCGCGAATACTTGTCCACTGTGGACGAGGGCGCGGTGAGCCTGGTCGACGCGGCGATCGAGGCGACCGAGGGGTACGCGTCGGTCAGCAGCGCGGAGGCACCCGCCAAGTACGCCGCCCTCGACGACGTCGCCAAGGACAAGGCGACCGCGGCGCTCACCCGGCTCAAGACGCACCTCACCTCGTTGCGTCCCGTCTACCGGAACACCGCCGTCGTGGAGCACCACGCCGAAGGCGCTTCGCGCGTCGACGCGTACCTCGCCGAGGTCACCGCGATGATGTCCGGCGACGCCCCGGCGCTGCAGAGCGGTTCGCGTGACGCCTACATGGCCGAAACCGTCCGGCTGATCCGGCGGCTGCACGGCGACGACACGAAGATCGTCGTGATGCTCCACAACGGACACCTCCAGCGCGTGCCGTTCTCGCCGTTTCCCGGGCTCACTTCGCCCTCGGCCGGTACGCATCTGGCGGCCGAGTACGGCGGCGACTACTTCGCGCTGGGGCTCACCGCGGTCGAGGGCGAGACCACCGGGCTCAGGCCGGATCCGGCCGCACGCCTCGGGTTCACCGTGTACGGCCAGGAACTGGACGCACCGGCGGAAGGCAGTGTCGAGGCCGAAGGCCCCGGGCTGATGGACCTCCGCGCGCGACGCGGCACCGTGGGGCCACAGAGCATCCGGCACGCGCATCTGTTCAACCCTGTCGACGTCGTCGAGGCCTTCGACGCGCTGGTCTGCCTGCCGAAGTCGACGGTGAGCGGCCACATCGGGCAAAACCAGTCGAACGGGTGA
- a CDS encoding GNAT family N-acetyltransferase → MAAIRPATVDDAWPIAEVNVRSWQAAYQGPLPELYLRDLSVEGRAARWQRTLADPAHQGDVLVLVENGSLLGFTAVDRIRGELRAIYLDPARWGTGLGRRLLDTAVAALRDSGHRQATLWVLDTNERAQRFYSAAGWLPDGATKTDTMPGEDIPLSEVRYRIDLVSG, encoded by the coding sequence ATGGCTGCGATCCGCCCCGCGACCGTCGACGACGCCTGGCCCATCGCCGAGGTGAACGTCCGGTCGTGGCAGGCGGCGTACCAGGGCCCGCTGCCCGAGCTGTACCTGCGCGATCTTTCGGTCGAAGGCCGGGCCGCCCGCTGGCAGCGGACCCTCGCCGACCCCGCCCACCAGGGCGACGTCCTGGTCCTCGTCGAGAACGGCTCGCTGCTGGGCTTCACCGCCGTCGACCGGATCCGCGGGGAACTGCGCGCGATCTATCTCGACCCCGCACGCTGGGGCACGGGCCTGGGCAGACGGCTGCTCGACACCGCCGTCGCCGCGCTGCGGGATTCGGGGCATCGCCAGGCGACACTCTGGGTGCTCGACACCAACGAACGTGCCCAGCGCTTCTACTCGGCCGCGGGATGGCTGCCGGACGGGGCGACGAAGACCGACACCATGCCCGGTGAGGACATCCCGCTTTCCGAAGTGCGCTACCGGATCGACCTCGTCAGCGGGTGA
- a CDS encoding TetR/AcrR family transcriptional regulator yields MATSGIRRPGGRTERTRQAVLHATLDLLAERGFGELTVDAVAERSGVHKTTVYRRWSSPDGLVAAALQMGAEDDWKAPDTGSLEDDLYEVAAEVVRYFTEPALKELPTASVLAAFQSPPAAEALHDFYADRHARMAPIAERAVARGEIPSGTDGDELVRAVCGPMFYRLFLSRESVTVTEARVAARAVAVAAREGAFVR; encoded by the coding sequence TTGGCAACCTCCGGCATCCGACGGCCCGGCGGCCGGACGGAACGCACCCGCCAGGCCGTCCTGCACGCCACGCTCGACCTGCTGGCCGAACGCGGCTTCGGTGAACTGACCGTGGACGCGGTCGCCGAACGGTCCGGCGTGCACAAGACCACGGTGTACCGGCGCTGGTCCTCGCCGGACGGCCTCGTCGCCGCCGCGCTCCAGATGGGCGCCGAGGACGACTGGAAGGCACCCGACACGGGGTCGCTCGAGGACGATCTGTACGAGGTGGCGGCGGAGGTGGTGCGGTACTTCACCGAGCCCGCGCTGAAGGAACTGCCCACGGCGTCGGTGCTGGCGGCGTTCCAGTCGCCGCCGGCGGCCGAGGCACTGCACGACTTCTACGCGGACCGGCACGCGCGCATGGCCCCGATCGCGGAGCGGGCCGTCGCGCGGGGCGAGATCCCTTCCGGCACGGACGGGGACGAACTGGTGCGGGCGGTGTGCGGGCCGATGTTCTACCGGCTCTTCCTGTCGAGGGAAAGCGTCACGGTGACGGAGGCGCGGGTCGCGGCGCGGGCGGTGGCTGTCGCGGCGCGTGAAGGCGCTTTCGTGCGGTAG